Below is a genomic region from Paenibacillus rhizovicinus.
TTCCGCGCTTCGATGGCGCGGTCCATCAAGTGACGATAGTTATCGGGAAGTGTTTGCTTTTGATTTTCGAAGTTTTCGGACATCACGTCATTCTCCCAACTTTAAGGCAGCACATGCGGCCCGAATACAAATAATCCAACGATAACGGCGGTGATCGCCGTTATCAACACCGCTCCGGCCGCCGTATCCTTGGCCGCTTTCGCAAGCGGATGCTCCTGCGGACTCGCCAGGTCGACGACATGCTCGATGGCGGTGTTCATCGTTTCGGCTGCAAGCACCATGCCTTGAACGATGACGATCGCCAGCCATTCCAATCGCGAAAGGCCGATCAGCAAGCCTGCCGCATTCACGACGATGGCCGCGGCGAGGTGAAATTTCATATTCGCCTGTGAGCTCGCGGCGCTTCGAATGCCGCTCCAAGCGAAGACAAAGCTCCGCAGAAACCGGCTCATTAACGGGTTAAACCTGCTTGAAGCAGTACCGCTTCCTGCTTGCGGGTCATCACCGCTTCGCTCTCTTCATCCTGATGGTCGTAGCCGATCAAGTGAAGAAACCCGTGCACGAACAAGAAGCCGAGCTCCCTCTCCAGCGAATGGCCGTACTCCTCGCTTTGCAGCTTCGCGCGTTCCGCGGAAATAATGATATCGCCCAGCATGCCTTCGTACGGAATCGGATCATTCTCGTCTTCCACTTCGTAAATGATGCCGAGCTCTTCGTCGCTCTCTTCCTGCATCGCGAACGAAAGCACGTCCGTGGGACGGTCGATATTGCGATACTCTTTGTTCAACTGATGAATTTCTTCATCGTCGACGATCGACAGCGTCACTTCGCCGTCCGTCAAGCCTTCCGCTTCGCCCGCAAGCTGCAGCAGCTTCTCCAATACGCCGATGAAGTCTTCGGAAATCGCCACTTTGTCTTGATCATTGCTCCAGTCCAACTGCAAACTCATGCCAGCCGCTCCTTTGGTTTCACGTCTTCCGGATATTCGATGCGCGAATGGAAGATACCGATAATGGTCTCTTTCAGCGTTTGCGCAATTTTATCGAGTTCTTTCAAGGTTAGATCGCATTCGTTGAATTGGCCATCGTCCAGACGGCCTTTGATGATTTTGTGAATCATCGATTCCACTTGCTCCATCGTCGGACTGCGCATGCTTCGTACCGCGGCTTCCACGCTGTCGGCTATGCCGACGACCGCGGCTTCCTTCGACTGCGCTTTCGGGCCCGGGTAACGGAAGTCCGCTTCCGTGAAGTCAGGCTCCAAGCCCGCTTCTTCCGCCAGCTTCGTCGCTTTGTGGTAGAAGAACTTCAAGAACGTCGTGCCGTGATGCTGTTCCGCGATATCGCGAATCGGCTTCGGCAGCTTATGGTTCTTCAACATCTCCACGCCATCGCGCGCATGGGCGATTATGATGGATTTACTCAGCTTGGGATCGATGGAATCATGCGGATTTTCATAGTTTGTCTGATTTTCGATAAAATAACTAGGCCGCTTCGTTTTTCCAATATCATGATAAAACGAACCTACGCGGCACAGCAGGCCGTTCGCGCCGATCGCTTCGGCCGCCGCTTCCGAGAGATTGCCTACCATGACGCTGTGATGGTACGTTCCCGGCGTCTCGGTCAGCAGCTTGCGCAACAGCGGATGGTTCGGATTGGACAGCTCCACCAGCTTCAGCGCAGACAAGATACCGAAGGTCACTTCGAAGAACGGCATCAGACCGACGACGAGAATCGCCGTCAACAGTCCGCTCGCGAAGGCGAATGCCACGGTCATGATCAGATCCGTCTTGCCCGGCAGCTCGCCGAGCAGTAGGATTGCAAGCACGGAAGCGGAACCGAACAGGCTCGCCATAATGCCGGCTTTCAGAATCGTCGAGCGCTGGCTGGCCCGGTGAATGGCGAAGATCGCCGCGAACGAAACGACCGCCGTCGTAAACCCGTAGTTGAAATCGAAAATCCGTCCGGATTGCGAATTGAAAATAATGCTGCTCACGATCGCGAACACAAACGAACTCACCACCGCCAGCTGCACGTCCAGGAGCATCACGATCAACATCGCTCCCATGGCCGTCGGCGCCAAATAGCCCACGTACGGCATCGTCTGCGTCTGCGTCAGCTCGATGATCGACATGGCCAAAATATTCAACACGTAGATCAGCAGCAGCATCGTCAGCTGTGCGTTGCTGTATCCCGTCCGCGTGCCGCCGCTTAAATTCGATGCTCTCTCCAAATAGCCGTAGATGACGATCAGGAACAACACCGAGAACAAGAGCAGTCCCAGCTGCGGCCAATCGTTCTGCTTGGATTGCAGCAGGCCGAAGCCCGATAGGCGGTCATACATTTCCTTGTTAACGACTTCGCCCTTATGAAGGATAACATCCCCTTGCTTGATCACGACCGGCGCGGTGTTCTCTTTGGCCGCGACGCGGGCATCGCTTGTCGCCTGCTTATCGAGGAATTTGTTCGGCATGATGGCATAACGAACCAGTTCCTGCACGATTTCGCGCGACTTGCGTTCGCTGAGCGTGCTGGCGTTAACAAGCTCCGCTACCTTCGTCCGGGCCGTCTCGGCCTCGCGCAGAGAATCGCCCATCAGCTTGTGGACGATCGATACGGCTACGAGCTGCATGTCGCCGAGCTGCACGGGCGTCAGCTGCGGCATTTTGTAGAACGTTTCTTCAGGGATGCGGTAAGCTTGATCTTTGACCACGTTGGACATTTCCTCGAGCAGCGAGTCGTTGTACGTTCCGTCGCCTTTGTTTGCCCTTACGAATCCGTCCACGTAATCGATATACATCTGGGGAATTTCGCTGCGATAAATCGATACTTTATTCTCGATCGTCACCTGATCGTCCAGATTCAACTGCTCCATGCGCGTGAACACTTGCTCCAGGAGCGCTTCACTGTGGAGGGCTACGATGGAATAGATCGGTTCGACCTGCTCGGCGGCCGTTTCCCGCGCTTGGAGCGTCGCCTTCTCGTCGTTGATCTCCATCGGCGCTTCAATATCGCGGTCGCTCGCTTTGTTCAGTTGAATGTCATACGTTTTGGGAAGAACATGCGGTGCCAGACTAAAATAAAAAAGCAGAACGAACAGAAGCAGCAATACCCAGCGAACGACGCCGCTTTGCTTCCATCCACTCCAACCGAAAGTCTTTGCTTGATCCTGACCAATCTGTTGATTCGCCATCGTTGCTATCCTCCTAAACCTGCATCCCCCTAATCCCCCGAACTTCTTGGGACCTGTTTAAGGGACTTCGTCCCTTGGACCCTGTTTACGTGTGACTCGAATTCTTATTTAGATAATTTAAAAACTTATTAAAGCGTTTCGCAACCCCCTAAATCCCCTTGCCTAAGGGGGACCCCATGGACTCCGTCCCTGGACCCGGTTTGGGCGTGCCTGCTACTTGGCTTCTTCGAACTTACTTTGGTTGTAGGCTCGTTTTCGTCCGCTTACGCGGACACACTTTACGGGGGGCGTTCTTACTTTGTAGCTCTTATAAGCTTTTACAAATCCCATGGACTCCGTCCCTGGACCCGGTTTGGGCGTGCCTGCTACTTGGACTTCTTCGAACTTACTTTAGTTGTAGGCTCGTTTTCGTCCGCTTTGCGGACACACTTTTCAGGTGGCGTACTTACTTCATCATTGATACGGGAGAAGATTAAAAGCGTTTCACGCTTAACCGTCAACTACCGACATACTTCGTCAGTTCGACACGGTTTGTGTCCAAAACGAATTCATAATAAAAGTAGCAAAGCGCTTTGGGACGCTTTGCTGGAGTTGATGTCGTAATAGCTGAGATATTGCTGCTTTTAATTGCCTTGCGTTTCGGCGTCGATGTTGTACGCCGTGATGATTTTTTGAACCAGCGAGTGCCTTACGACGTCCTGCTCGGTGAAGATGATGAAGCCGATTTCCGGGATGTTTTGCAGGATGCGCTGCGCTTCGATCAAGCCGGAGCGCTTGCCTCTTGGCAAGTCGATTTGGGTGACGTCGCCGGTGATGACCATCTTGGCCCCGAAACCGAGACGGGTCAGGAACATTTTCATCTGCTCGGGGGTCGTGTTCTGGGCTTCGTCCAAGATGATGAACGAATCTTCCAGCGTCCGTCCGCGCATGTACGCCAGCGGAGCGACTTCGATCAGACCTCGTTCGAATGCTTTGGTCGTCTGGTCCGGACCGAGCACGTCATGCAGCGCGTCGTAGAGCGGCCGCAGATAAGGGTCGACCTTCTCCTGCAAATCGCCCGGCAGGAAGCCGAGGTTCTCGCCCGCTTCCACGGCGGGGCGCGTAAGCACGATTCGTTTCACGGACCCTTCCTTCAACGCGGCAACCGCGAGCACGACGGCCAAATACGTTTTGCCCGTTCCTGCCGGCCCGATGCCGAAGACGATGTCCATTTTTTTAATGGTTTTCACATAGTGGCGCTGGCCAATCGTTTTTACCCGAATCGGTTTTCCGCGAAACGTCGTCGTTATCTCGGCCTTGAACAGATCCAGCAGCTGATCGGCCTGCATCGTTTTGGACAACTCTAGCGCGTAGGAAATATCACGTTCGGAGGGCGAATACCCGCCTCTTACCAGCTGCTGCAGCACGGTATACAATTGCTCCAGCGATTCTACTTCGTCCGCAGGACCGGAAATCGCGATCTCCGCATCGCGCGACATAATATCGGATGACGATTGCTGCTGAACGTACCGTAAGTATTTATCCTGCGGGCCAAACAATGCCAGCCCTTCCGCTGCGTTAGCAAGTGGAATTTTGACTACCTTGAATTCATTCGGCAAAAATACTCAGTCCCCTTGCATTTGAACTAACGGTCTCTCTTTCACAATCGATTGATCCACTTCAAAAAACACTTTCATATAAACTTTACCATTGTCCGTCTTCTGATGCAAAATGTTTTCCGCGAGGATCTGCGCGTCGGGACCGACTTTGGCAAGCAAATCGGCGCGCGCCTGCTGAATGCCTTCCGCTTTGGCTTCCTCGACGCTGATCGTCTGCTGCTGCATCCGGACTTCCATGATCGTTTCTTTCATCCGGCCAAAGGGCAGCTTCAACGTCCGCCAGGCCGCTTTCTCCTCCTGCACCACCCGTTCGTACATCTCGTAGGGGTTTTTGCCGAAGCCGCTGACCCGCAGGGCACGTCCGCCGACCACGCCGTACCAGATCTCTTTTTTATTGCCGGTATACACCTTGCTCGTCCGCGTAAGCGGGGACACGATGTCGTATTCATGCCATACGAGGCCCTTGACGACGCCTTTCGCGACGACCGCCTTGCCATTGGTCTCGTCCCCCAGCAAACCCGAGATTAGAACATCGCCCTGTTTGACCTTCATATTGGGCTTCACGACGGGACGCCCGGACTCCGCCATCACTTTCGTGATGACCGCATCCGTCGAGGCAACCAGATGGCGCGGATTCATAAGCGGCCTAGCGGCCGGCGTCTTGGATTCCACGACGCGGATCGTAATATGCGTCCCCCGCTTCTCCACGCCGATCCACGCCGCTCCTGGCAGCTTCTGAGCAAGATGCTTCGATAAGTCCGATGCCTCCTGCAGCCGGAACGACCATTGAAAAGGATACAGCCCTTCCGATTTCGCCGCCTGCAGGATTTGTTCTTCGGACAGCTTGTCATTGCCCTGCACGTCGATGGACCATACCAGCGAAGACAACAAATACATGCCGATGAAGAAGAGGACGAGCCCCGCCGCAAAAAAAATGCGCTTCCGCAAACGCAGCTGCCAGAATGGAAGGCCCATCCGATCATGGACATGCAGCCGGCAGCCTGTCCGTTTCAATAACGGGCGCAGCCGGAAGAAATCGCTGACGATGACGTTGCACATCATCCCGCCATCCTTCGTTCTGCGAATGGACCACAGCTGCAGCCCATCCGCAAGCGCCTCATTCACAAGCCTCTCGATCCCTTGGCCGCGTACGGCGATGGTGACGTAACCGCGCAGCCAATGCATCCATGTGGCATCCATGCTCTTCTTCCCCCTTATTCCCGCACCTCGATATTTTTAATGACGCCTTCCACGAAGACTTCTTCCGTCCATATCGTTCGGATGACCAGATCGCTGCCGGTCACTTCGAGCTCTCCCTTGCTGAGCGCGAGTCGCAGCTTATCGCTCGAGAA
It encodes:
- a CDS encoding diacylglycerol kinase family protein, which translates into the protein MSRFLRSFVFAWSGIRSAASSQANMKFHLAAAIVVNAAGLLIGLSRLEWLAIVIVQGMVLAAETMNTAIEHVVDLASPQEHPLAKAAKDTAAGAVLITAITAVIVGLFVFGPHVLP
- the ybeY gene encoding rRNA maturation RNase YbeY, giving the protein MSLQLDWSNDQDKVAISEDFIGVLEKLLQLAGEAEGLTDGEVTLSIVDDEEIHQLNKEYRNIDRPTDVLSFAMQEESDEELGIIYEVEDENDPIPYEGMLGDIIISAERAKLQSEEYGHSLERELGFLFVHGFLHLIGYDHQDEESEAVMTRKQEAVLLQAGLTR
- a CDS encoding HD family phosphohydrolase, encoding MANQQIGQDQAKTFGWSGWKQSGVVRWVLLLLFVLLFYFSLAPHVLPKTYDIQLNKASDRDIEAPMEINDEKATLQARETAAEQVEPIYSIVALHSEALLEQVFTRMEQLNLDDQVTIENKVSIYRSEIPQMYIDYVDGFVRANKGDGTYNDSLLEEMSNVVKDQAYRIPEETFYKMPQLTPVQLGDMQLVAVSIVHKLMGDSLREAETARTKVAELVNASTLSERKSREIVQELVRYAIMPNKFLDKQATSDARVAAKENTAPVVIKQGDVILHKGEVVNKEMYDRLSGFGLLQSKQNDWPQLGLLLFSVLFLIVIYGYLERASNLSGGTRTGYSNAQLTMLLLIYVLNILAMSIIELTQTQTMPYVGYLAPTAMGAMLIVMLLDVQLAVVSSFVFAIVSSIIFNSQSGRIFDFNYGFTTAVVSFAAIFAIHRASQRSTILKAGIMASLFGSASVLAILLLGELPGKTDLIMTVAFAFASGLLTAILVVGLMPFFEVTFGILSALKLVELSNPNHPLLRKLLTETPGTYHHSVMVGNLSEAAAEAIGANGLLCRVGSFYHDIGKTKRPSYFIENQTNYENPHDSIDPKLSKSIIIAHARDGVEMLKNHKLPKPIRDIAEQHHGTTFLKFFYHKATKLAEEAGLEPDFTEADFRYPGPKAQSKEAAVVGIADSVEAAVRSMRSPTMEQVESMIHKIIKGRLDDGQFNECDLTLKELDKIAQTLKETIIGIFHSRIEYPEDVKPKERLA
- a CDS encoding PhoH family protein; this encodes MPNEFKVVKIPLANAAEGLALFGPQDKYLRYVQQQSSSDIMSRDAEIAISGPADEVESLEQLYTVLQQLVRGGYSPSERDISYALELSKTMQADQLLDLFKAEITTTFRGKPIRVKTIGQRHYVKTIKKMDIVFGIGPAGTGKTYLAVVLAVAALKEGSVKRIVLTRPAVEAGENLGFLPGDLQEKVDPYLRPLYDALHDVLGPDQTTKAFERGLIEVAPLAYMRGRTLEDSFIILDEAQNTTPEQMKMFLTRLGFGAKMVITGDVTQIDLPRGKRSGLIEAQRILQNIPEIGFIIFTEQDVVRHSLVQKIITAYNIDAETQGN
- the yqfD gene encoding sporulation protein YqfD codes for the protein MDATWMHWLRGYVTIAVRGQGIERLVNEALADGLQLWSIRRTKDGGMMCNVIVSDFFRLRPLLKRTGCRLHVHDRMGLPFWQLRLRKRIFFAAGLVLFFIGMYLLSSLVWSIDVQGNDKLSEEQILQAAKSEGLYPFQWSFRLQEASDLSKHLAQKLPGAAWIGVEKRGTHITIRVVESKTPAARPLMNPRHLVASTDAVITKVMAESGRPVVKPNMKVKQGDVLISGLLGDETNGKAVVAKGVVKGLVWHEYDIVSPLTRTSKVYTGNKKEIWYGVVGGRALRVSGFGKNPYEMYERVVQEEKAAWRTLKLPFGRMKETIMEVRMQQQTISVEEAKAEGIQQARADLLAKVGPDAQILAENILHQKTDNGKVYMKVFFEVDQSIVKERPLVQMQGD
- the yqfC gene encoding sporulation protein YqfC, translating into MRRINRKLRKLAADLLDLPQDVVMDLPRVTMIGDRQLYIENHRGVLHFSSDKLRLALSKGELEVTGSDLVIRTIWTEEVFVEGVIKNIEVRE